TTTTCCTGACCGGTGTTCTGTCCTACCACGAAATCGGCGATGCCAAGGTTATGCTCATTCTGCATATCCTCTGTGGTGAAATCATGCTGATCAGCATTCCTTTCACCCGTTTGAGCCACGCAGTGTTCGGCCTGTTCACCAGAGCCTACATGGGTTCCGAGTTCGGCGGTGTCCGTAACTGCAAGGACTGGTAACCAATTCCCGCAAGGAGTACTGAAAAATGACATTCGACAGGAAAATCGAAGACGTAGGACTCGAGCGGGGTGTTTCCCGCCTGACTCCGGAGCGTATCGAAAATACTCTCAAGCAGGTTATTGAAGGAGAAGCCGGCGCCAAGCTCAAGCTTTATGCTGAGACTTGCATGCGTTGCGGCATGTGCTCCGAAGCCTGCCATTACTATATGTCCCACGAAGGTGACCCCAGCTATTCTCCCGCTGGTAAAGTTCACCAGACTCTGGGCAAGATTCTGCGCAAGAATTACAAGCTTACTGCTGATGAAGTCTACGAAATGGCTCAGGTTGCTTACACTGAGTGTAACCTCTGCCGCCGTTGCGTACATTTCTGCCCGCTCGGTATCGATACCGGTTACATCATGAGCATGGTGCGCCGCATGTGCCACAAGCTCGGCGTAACCCCGCAGTACATTCAGGATACCGCACATTCACATTCCGCCACCATGAACCAGATGTGGCTTAAGGATGATGAATGGCCGGATACCCTGCAGTGGCAGGAAGATGAAGCCCGTGATGAAATGCCCAATCTGCGCATTCCGCTGGATAAAGAAGGTGCTGATATCTACTATTCAGTTATCGCGCCGGAACCCAAGTTCCGTACCCAGCTCATCTATCAGGCTGCATATATCTTCAACGAAGCCGGTGTAGACTTCACCATGCCCACCGAACCGGGCTGGGATAACTCCGACATGTGCATGTTCACCGGTGACTTTGAAATGATGGGTCGTCTTAAGAAACGCCATTTCGAATCCGCTCTCGACCTCAAGGTCAAGCGCATCGTAATGGGTGAGTGCGGTCACGCATTCCGCTCTATCTATGATCAGGGTAACCGCTGGGATGCATGGGAAATGTATCCCATCGAAGTTGTGCACTCCGTTGAGTTCTTCTGGGAGCTCTTCGAAGCGGGCAAAATCAAGCTGCGTGAGAAGTTCAAAGAGCCTATCACCGTGCATGACCCCTGTAACATCATCCGTGGTCGCGGCCTGATGGAACAGTCCCGTAAGCTGGCACACGCTCTGTGTGAAAACGTTGTTGAAATGACCCCCAACCTTGAGCACAACTACTGCTGTGCAGCAGGCGGCGGTGTCATCAACTGCGGTCCTCCGTTCAAGAACGTCCGTATGAAAGGTAACAAGATCAAGGCTGAGCAGCTCAAGGCAACCGGCGTGAATACCATTCTCGCACCCTGCCATAACTGCCACGGCGGACTTGAAGACCTCGTTCATTACTATGAGCTGGGTATGGACATTAAGTTTTTCGGCGATCTGATCTATGATCTTATGGAAAAGCCGGAAGAGTAGGAGGAAGATTACAATGATTAAAAGAGTATTCTCTATTGCGGTCATTGCCGCCTGTGTCTTGCTCTACATGGTTCCCGCGTTCTGCCAGGAAGATATCACTTCCCTGCTGGACCCGGCTTTCCCTAAGCACGAAAGACCTGCTGCTGTGTTCGCGCATGACGCACACAATGAAGCTGCCGGTATCGATGACTGCGCAACCTGTCACCATGTCTGGGAAGACGGAAAGCTCGTTGAAGACGAGTCCTCCGAAGACCAGAAGTGTGCTGACTGCCATGCAGTTAAAGCCGAAGCTGGTAAAACCGATCTGCGCAATGCTTACCATAAGCAGTGCACTGATTGTCACGTAAAAGAAGACAAGGGTCCCGTATCCTGCGCTGGTTGTCACCCCAAGGGCGGTGCAGCTAAAGCAGCTCACTAGGATCTGTTCTATATGAAGTTAAAAGGCCGTCCTTCGGGACGGCCTTTTTTTATGCCTCCGGCGGCTCTCCGAGGGCGCTTTCAGCGGGACCAGAAAGGCTAAGCCTCTCTGGACTCTCTATTAATAAGAAGAGATATCCACAATAATTCAAAAACCTGTTGACGGAAGCACTGCTTTTCCATAGAACCACTCTTCTCGACGCAGC
This is a stretch of genomic DNA from Desulfovibrio sp. JC010. It encodes these proteins:
- the tmcA gene encoding acidic tetraheme cytochrome c3 TmcA, with amino-acid sequence MIKRVFSIAVIAACVLLYMVPAFCQEDITSLLDPAFPKHERPAAVFAHDAHNEAAGIDDCATCHHVWEDGKLVEDESSEDQKCADCHAVKAEAGKTDLRNAYHKQCTDCHVKEDKGPVSCAGCHPKGGAAKAAH
- the tmcB gene encoding electron transfer complex ferredoxin TmcB — encoded protein: MTFDRKIEDVGLERGVSRLTPERIENTLKQVIEGEAGAKLKLYAETCMRCGMCSEACHYYMSHEGDPSYSPAGKVHQTLGKILRKNYKLTADEVYEMAQVAYTECNLCRRCVHFCPLGIDTGYIMSMVRRMCHKLGVTPQYIQDTAHSHSATMNQMWLKDDEWPDTLQWQEDEARDEMPNLRIPLDKEGADIYYSVIAPEPKFRTQLIYQAAYIFNEAGVDFTMPTEPGWDNSDMCMFTGDFEMMGRLKKRHFESALDLKVKRIVMGECGHAFRSIYDQGNRWDAWEMYPIEVVHSVEFFWELFEAGKIKLREKFKEPITVHDPCNIIRGRGLMEQSRKLAHALCENVVEMTPNLEHNYCCAAGGGVINCGPPFKNVRMKGNKIKAEQLKATGVNTILAPCHNCHGGLEDLVHYYELGMDIKFFGDLIYDLMEKPEE